CAAGGTCGCGTAGAGGACAGGCTACAAACAGGTCCTCTTGCCAGCGGTCTTGATGTCCAATCAAGGTCGGGCTCCTTTCGGTGGCATCCAACCTTCAGACGGCTGACATACTTACATGGTTGCATCAAAAGAGGGTTTTTCAACAGCCCCGCTGCCCCTAGTTCTCCCCGCACCGAGTCCGGTCTCCGACACCCTATTTCAGCAGCCAGAGGCTGAAGGCCATCGCCGCCATCCCGAAGATGACCCCGACGATGCTCAGGTGCTCGTGTCCGTACGATGACGCCACCGGCACCAGCTCGTCGAGCGAGATGAAGACCATGACCCCGGCGACGGCAGCCAGCATCCAGCCCAGCAGGGCCGGGCTCAGCACCGGGCCGATGAGGAGTGCGGCTACCAGGGCACCCAGCGGCTCGGCCACGCCGGACAGAAACGACCAGAGGAATGCCCGGCGCCGGGAGCCGGTTGCCGCGTAGATCGGCAGCGACACCGCCAGCCCTTCCGGGATGTTGTGCAGCCCGACCGCGACCGCGAGCGATACTCCCAACCCGACGTCACGCAGCGTTCCCACGAATGCCGCCATCCCTTCCGGGAAGTTGTGGATTCCGATCCCCAGGGCGATGAACACCCCGGTGCGCAGCAGGTCCGGGGACCTGCCCTTGCGCTCCGCGACGTGATGCTCGGCGATGTAATCGTGCGGCACCGCCACGTCAATCAGGAACATCAGCAGCATCGCGCCGAGGAAGACCGCGACCGCGAGCAGCAGTCCCAGGGATTCAATCCCGGCCGGGAGCAGCTCGATGAATGACACCAGGACCATCACCCCGGCCGAGAAACCCAGGACGAACGCCATGAACCGCGGCCCGGGCCGGCGCACCGCCAGACCCAGCAGGCTGCCGAAAGTAGTTGCCAGGCCGGCCAGCGTCGAAAGCAAGAGCGCCGTGCCGATGCTGCTGCTAACCGCCGTGCCTCTTCATCAATTC
This DNA window, taken from candidate division WOR-3 bacterium, encodes the following:
- the zupT gene encoding zinc transporter ZupT yields the protein MGTALLLSTLAGLATTFGSLLGLAVRRPGPRFMAFVLGFSAGVMVLVSFIELLPAGIESLGLLLAVAVFLGAMLLMFLIDVAVPHDYIAEHHVAERKGRSPDLLRTGVFIALGIGIHNFPEGMAAFVGTLRDVGLGVSLAVAVGLHNIPEGLAVSLPIYAATGSRRRAFLWSFLSGVAEPLGALVAALLIGPVLSPALLGWMLAAVAGVMVFISLDELVPVASSYGHEHLSIVGVIFGMAAMAFSLWLLK